Proteins co-encoded in one Gossypium arboreum isolate Shixiya-1 chromosome 11, ASM2569848v2, whole genome shotgun sequence genomic window:
- the LOC108488523 gene encoding uncharacterized protein LOC108488523 isoform X2 encodes MRRQRHKMGVDDFELLTMIGKGAFGEVRVCREQTTGQVYAMKKLKKSEMLRRGQVEHVKAERNLLAEVDSNCIVKLYCSFQDEDYLYLIMEYLPGGDMMTLLMRKDILTEDEARFYVAETVLAIESIHKHNYIHRDIKPDNLLLDRHGHLRLSDFGLCKPLDCSTIQENDFIVGGNSNESGESDERPAALKRTQQEQLEHWQKNRRTLAYSTVGTPDYIAPEVLLKKGYAMECDWWSLGAIMFEMLIGYPPFYSDDPMSTCRKIVNWKTHLKFPEEAKLSAEATDLISKLLCDVSHRLGSKGAGEIKEHPWFQGVDWDRIYEMEAAFIPEVNNELDTQNFEKFDESDDQCPRPSKSGPWRKMLSSKDVNFVGYTYKNFEIVNDFQVPGMAELKKKSSKSSRPSVKTLFDSEADASDASDSTPGAQPVQGSFLNLLPPELEATEKQCGSQ; translated from the exons ATGCGTCGTCAAAGGCATAAAATGGGTGTTGATGACTTTGAATTATTAACTATGATTGGCAAGGGTGCGTTTGGAGAG GTTAGAGTTTGTAGGGAACAGACTACAGGCCAAGTATATGCTATGAAGAAGCTTAAGAAATCAGAAATGCTTCGAAGAGGCCAG GTTGAGCATGTGAAAGCTGAAAGGAACCTTCTTGCTGAAGTTGACAGCAATTGTATTGTCAAACTCTACTGTTCTTTCCAAGATGAGGACTACCTTTATCTTATAATGGAATACCTTCCTGGTGGAGATATGATGACATTACTTATGAGAAAGGATATCTTGACTGAAGATGAAGCTAGATTTTATGTTGCAGAGACAGTTTTGGCTATTGAATCTATCCACAAACACAATTATATTCATAG GGATATCAAGCCTGACAACTTGCTACTAGATAGACATGGACACTTGAGATTGTCGGATTTTGGACTATGTAAACCCTTAGATTGCAGTACCATccaagaaaatgattttattgtAGGAGGCAACAGTAATGAGAGTGGGGAAAGTGATGAACGCCCAGCAGCACTGAAGCGAACACAGCAAGAGCAACTAGAGCACTGGCAAAAGAACCGGAGAACACTT GCTTATTCTACCGTTGGTACTCCGGACTATATTGCTCCAGAAGTCCTCTTGAAGAAAGGTTATGCAATGGAATGTGATTG GTGGTCGCTTGGTGCTATCATGTTTGAAATGCTCATCGGATATCCACCTTTTTATTCAGATGATCCGATGTCAACTTGTAGGAAG ATAGTAAACTGGAAAACTCATCTGAAGTTTCCTGAAGAGGCAAAATTATCTGCAGAGGCAACAGATCTAATTAGCAAACTCTTGTGTGATGTCAGCCACAGACTAGGATCAAAAGGGGCAGGTGAAATTAAG GAACATCCATGGTTTCAAGGTGTGGATTGGGATAGAATATATGAAATGGAGGCTGCATTTATTCCTGAGGTTAATAATGAGCTTGATactcaaaattttgaaaagtttgacGAG TCCGACGATCAGTGTCCTAGGCCATCAAAATCTGGTCCATGGAGAAAA ATGCTTTCATCCAAGGACGTAAATTTTGTGGGATACACATACAAAAACTTTGAAATTGTCAATGATTTTCAAGTGCCTGGAATGG CCGAGTTGAAGAAGAAGAGCTCCAAATCAAGTCGGCCGTCAGTTAAGACACTTTTtg ACAGTGAGGCAGACGCATCTGATGCTTCAGACTCAACACCTGGTGCACAGCCTGTTCAAGGGAGCTTTTTGAATCTCTTGCCTCCAGAACTGGAAGCCACTGAAAAGCAGTGTGGATCCCAGTAA
- the LOC108488523 gene encoding uncharacterized protein LOC108488523 isoform X1 — MDSARNWLSKLQQKDKVRALRRNEATSNVEGGGNDEANTDEEALSKITKQKAAAAKQYIENHYREQMKNLQERRERRIILEQKLAEADVSEEDQTNLLKYLEKKETEYMRRQRHKMGVDDFELLTMIGKGAFGEVRVCREQTTGQVYAMKKLKKSEMLRRGQVEHVKAERNLLAEVDSNCIVKLYCSFQDEDYLYLIMEYLPGGDMMTLLMRKDILTEDEARFYVAETVLAIESIHKHNYIHRDIKPDNLLLDRHGHLRLSDFGLCKPLDCSTIQENDFIVGGNSNESGESDERPAALKRTQQEQLEHWQKNRRTLAYSTVGTPDYIAPEVLLKKGYAMECDWWSLGAIMFEMLIGYPPFYSDDPMSTCRKIVNWKTHLKFPEEAKLSAEATDLISKLLCDVSHRLGSKGAGEIKEHPWFQGVDWDRIYEMEAAFIPEVNNELDTQNFEKFDESDDQCPRPSKSGPWRKMLSSKDVNFVGYTYKNFEIVNDFQVPGMAELKKKSSKSSRPSVKTLFDSEADASDASDSTPGAQPVQGSFLNLLPPELEATEKQCGSQ; from the exons ATGGATTCAGCAAGGAATTGGCTTTCGAAGCTACAACAGAAGGATAAGGTGAGGGCTTTGCGAAGGAATGAGGCGACGTCCAACGTTGAAGGCGGAGGGAATGACGAAGCCAATACGGACGAAGAAGCTCTCTCCAAAATCACCAAACAAAAGGCCGCCGCTGCCAAGCAGTATATTGAGAATCATTACAGAGAACAAATGAAGAATCTTCAAGAAAGAAGAGAGCG ACGAATAATCCTAGAACAGAAACTGGCGGAAGCTGACGTCTCTGAGGAAGATCAAACTAACTTACTGAAGTACTTGGAGAAAAAAGAAACTGAATACATGCGTCGTCAAAGGCATAAAATGGGTGTTGATGACTTTGAATTATTAACTATGATTGGCAAGGGTGCGTTTGGAGAG GTTAGAGTTTGTAGGGAACAGACTACAGGCCAAGTATATGCTATGAAGAAGCTTAAGAAATCAGAAATGCTTCGAAGAGGCCAG GTTGAGCATGTGAAAGCTGAAAGGAACCTTCTTGCTGAAGTTGACAGCAATTGTATTGTCAAACTCTACTGTTCTTTCCAAGATGAGGACTACCTTTATCTTATAATGGAATACCTTCCTGGTGGAGATATGATGACATTACTTATGAGAAAGGATATCTTGACTGAAGATGAAGCTAGATTTTATGTTGCAGAGACAGTTTTGGCTATTGAATCTATCCACAAACACAATTATATTCATAG GGATATCAAGCCTGACAACTTGCTACTAGATAGACATGGACACTTGAGATTGTCGGATTTTGGACTATGTAAACCCTTAGATTGCAGTACCATccaagaaaatgattttattgtAGGAGGCAACAGTAATGAGAGTGGGGAAAGTGATGAACGCCCAGCAGCACTGAAGCGAACACAGCAAGAGCAACTAGAGCACTGGCAAAAGAACCGGAGAACACTT GCTTATTCTACCGTTGGTACTCCGGACTATATTGCTCCAGAAGTCCTCTTGAAGAAAGGTTATGCAATGGAATGTGATTG GTGGTCGCTTGGTGCTATCATGTTTGAAATGCTCATCGGATATCCACCTTTTTATTCAGATGATCCGATGTCAACTTGTAGGAAG ATAGTAAACTGGAAAACTCATCTGAAGTTTCCTGAAGAGGCAAAATTATCTGCAGAGGCAACAGATCTAATTAGCAAACTCTTGTGTGATGTCAGCCACAGACTAGGATCAAAAGGGGCAGGTGAAATTAAG GAACATCCATGGTTTCAAGGTGTGGATTGGGATAGAATATATGAAATGGAGGCTGCATTTATTCCTGAGGTTAATAATGAGCTTGATactcaaaattttgaaaagtttgacGAG TCCGACGATCAGTGTCCTAGGCCATCAAAATCTGGTCCATGGAGAAAA ATGCTTTCATCCAAGGACGTAAATTTTGTGGGATACACATACAAAAACTTTGAAATTGTCAATGATTTTCAAGTGCCTGGAATGG CCGAGTTGAAGAAGAAGAGCTCCAAATCAAGTCGGCCGTCAGTTAAGACACTTTTtg ACAGTGAGGCAGACGCATCTGATGCTTCAGACTCAACACCTGGTGCACAGCCTGTTCAAGGGAGCTTTTTGAATCTCTTGCCTCCAGAACTGGAAGCCACTGAAAAGCAGTGTGGATCCCAGTAA